Proteins from a genomic interval of Nasonia vitripennis strain AsymCx chromosome 3, Nvit_psr_1.1, whole genome shotgun sequence:
- the CCE-A3 gene encoding carboxylesterase clade A, member 3 — protein sequence MMDLLIETSSGKIRGVVEKSSEGFDIYSFKGIPYAEPPIGELRFKDPVPIKKWTGIRDATKFGPISMQYDSTVRMKSENEDCLSLNVYVKAGTKPNARKAVMVWIHGGAFLFGSSYDTLYGPDYLVGHDIVLVSVNYRLGVLGFLNLEDEYATGNQGLKDQALALRWVHENIGNFGGDPGNVTIFGESAGGASVHYLCLSPLSKDYVHKAISQSGVIFNPWTEIKNPKKIACDLCKVLGKPLTNSKDIVEFLRTIDTKRLLEAQQEMIRHTDKLIFGPSSDPKSANPFMSQSIEKEANKGVHIPYLVGNTSREGIFFVQEEFSISEVKNDEAFKMMGQDINVAFPFDTAKVLNKYQVTPQQAKRLYYKSKNISVDNLESFVDSMSDLLFVEGIHEFVKVQVEESTSPTYLYQLSYDSESSFIKFGTAAQISGVSHFDDVRYLFKGKIYGEANVGLKKGTKDYRVMEQMTTLWTNFAKYGKPTIATSKLIPVNWKPVTDKTVLRYLNIDEDLTMQSVLNLSLKLSSAQSIVA from the exons ATGATGGATTTATTAATAGAGACGAGTAGCGGAAAAATCCGCGGGGTCGTAGAAAAGAGTTCCGAAGGCTTCgatatttatagttttaagGGTATACCCTATGCAGAACCACCGATTGGTGAATTGAGATTTAAG GATCCAGTGCCGATAAAAAAATGGACGGGAATAAGAGACGCAACGAAGTTCGGTCCGATAAGCATGCAGTACGATAGCACCGTTCGAATGAAATCCGAAAATGAAGACTGCCTTAGCTTGAACGTGTACGTGAAAGCAGGGACTAAGCCAAACGCTCGTAAGGCAGTCATGGTGTGGATTCATGGTGGTGCTTTTCTATTTGGCTCTTCCTACGACACACTTTATGGGCCCGACTATTTAGTTGGACATGATATTGTACTTGTCTCGGTGAACTACCGACTCGGCGTACTTG gcTTTCTAAACCTAGAAGACGAGTATGCCACTGGAAACCAAGGACTCAAAGACCAAGCTTTGGCCCTTCGATGGGTGCACGAGAATATCGGAAATTTTGGAGGAGACCCTGGTAACGTTACCATATTCGGCGAGAGCGCGGGAGGTGCATCGGTTCACTACTTGTGCTTGTCGCCGTTATCGAAAG attacGTGCACAAAGCCATTTCTCAGAGCGGGGTCATTTTTAATCCTTGGACTGAAATCAAGAATCCAAAAAAAATCGCGTGTGATCTGTGCAAGGTGCTAGGCAAGCCTTTGACCAACTCCAAAGATATAGTGGAATTTTTGAGAACAATCGACACCAAAAGACTGCTGGAAGCGCAGCAAGAAATGATTAGACATACG GATAAACTGATATTCGGGCCATCGAGCGATCCCAAATCCGCGAACCCGTTCATGTCCCAGTCCATCGAAAAGGAAGCAAATAAAGGTGTCCATATACCTTACCTTGTGGGTAATACCAGTCGCGAAGGAATATTTTTCGTACAAG AGGAATTCAGCATTTCAGAAGTAAAAAACGACGAAGCCTTTAAAATGATGGGACAGGACATCAACGTGGCATTTCCATTCGATACTGCAAAAGTGTTGAATAAATATCAAGTGACTCCACAACAAGCCAAGCGCCTgtattacaaaagcaaaaacaTCTCAGTTGACAATCTCGAATCCTTTGTAGACTCGATGTCCGATCTGCTCTTTGTGGAGGGTATTCATGAGTTCGTGAAGGTGCAGGTCGAGGAAAGCACGTCACCTACGTACTTATATCAACTTTCCTACGATTCGGAGTCGTCATTTATAAAATTCGGAACAGCGGCGCAGATTTCAG GTGTTAGTCATTTTGACGACGTGAGATACCTTTTTAAAGGAAAGATTTACGGCGAAGCAAACGTTGGCCTGAAAAAAGGCACGAAAGATTACCGAGTCATGGAGCAAATGACTACTTTGTGGACAAACTTCGCAAAATATGG GAAGCCAACGATTGCTACATCAAAATTGATTCCCGTGAATTGGAAGCCGGTAACTGACAAGACAGTTTTGCGTTACTTAAATATCGATGAAGACTTAACCATGCAATCAGTTCTAAACTTGTCGTTAAAATTGTCATCGGCTCAAAGTATAGTAGCCTGA